Proteins from a single region of Symphalangus syndactylus isolate Jambi chromosome 12, NHGRI_mSymSyn1-v2.1_pri, whole genome shotgun sequence:
- the C12H1orf43 gene encoding protein C1orf43 homolog isoform X5 — protein sequence MASGSNWLSGVNVVLVMAYGSLVFVLLFIFVKRQIMRFAMKSRRGPHVPVGHNAPKDLKEEIDIRLSRVQDIKYEPQLLADDDARLLQLETQGNQKIPFHSEGRHPCSLMGKNFRSYLLDLRNTSTPFKGVRKALIDTLLDGYETARYGTGG from the exons ATGGCGTCCGGCAGTAACTGGCTATCCGGGGTGAATGTCGTGCTGGTGATGGCCTACGGGAGCCTG GTGTTTGTACTGCTGTTTATTTTTGTGAAGAGGCAAATCATGCGCTTTGCAATGAAATCTCGAAGGGGACCTCATGTCCCTGTGGGACACAATGCCCCCAAG GACTTGAAAGAGGAGATTGATATTCGACTCTCCAGGGTTCAGGATATCAAGTATGAGCCCCAGCTCCTTGCAGATGATGATGCTAGACTACTACAACTGGAAACCCAGGGAAATCAAA AGATCCCATTTCATTCTGAAGGCCGGCATCCCTGTTCCTTAATGGGCAAGAATTTCCGCTCCTACCTGCTGGATCTGCGAAACACTAGTACGCCTTTCAAGGGTGTACGCAAAGCCCTCATTGATACCCTTTTGGATGGCTATGAGACAGCCCGCTATGGGACAGGG GGTTAA
- the C12H1orf43 gene encoding protein C1orf43 homolog isoform X4, with protein MASGSNWLSGVNVVLVMAYGSLDLKEEIDIRLSRVQDIKYEPQLLADDDARLLQLETQGNQKIPFHSEGRHPCSLMGKNFRSYLLDLRNTSTPFKGVRKALIDTLLDGYETARYGTGVFGQNEYVRYQEALSELATVVKARIGSSQRHHQSAAKDLTQSPEVSPTTIQVTYLPSSQKSKRAKHFLELKSFKDNYNTLESTL; from the exons ATGGCGTCCGGCAGTAACTGGCTATCCGGGGTGAATGTCGTGCTGGTGATGGCCTACGGGAGCCTG GACTTGAAAGAGGAGATTGATATTCGACTCTCCAGGGTTCAGGATATCAAGTATGAGCCCCAGCTCCTTGCAGATGATGATGCTAGACTACTACAACTGGAAACCCAGGGAAATCAAA AGATCCCATTTCATTCTGAAGGCCGGCATCCCTGTTCCTTAATGGGCAAGAATTTCCGCTCCTACCTGCTGGATCTGCGAAACACTAGTACGCCTTTCAAGGGTGTACGCAAAGCCCTCATTGATACCCTTTTGGATGGCTATGAGACAGCCCGCTATGGGACAGGG GTCTTTGGCCAGAATGAGTACGTACGCTATCAGGAGGCCCTGAGTGAGCTGGCCACTGT GGTTAAAGCACGAATTGGGAGCTCTCAGCGACACCACCAGTCAGCAGCCAAAGACCTAACTCAGTCCCCTGAGGTCTCCCCAACAACCATCCAGGTGACATACCTCCCCTCCAGTCAGAAGAGTAAACGTGCCAAGCACTTCCTTGAATTGAAGAGCTTTAAGGATAACTATAACACATTGGAGAGTACTCTGTGA
- the C12H1orf43 gene encoding protein C1orf43 homolog isoform X1, which translates to MASGSNWLSGVNVVLVMAYGSLVFVLLFIFVKRQIMRFAMKSRRGPHVPVGHNAPKDLKEEIDIRLSRVQDIKYEPQLLADDDARLLQLETQGNQSCYNYLYRMKALDAIRTSEIPFHSEGRHPCSLMGKNFRSYLLDLRNTSTPFKGVRKALIDTLLDGYETARYGTGVFGQNEYVRYQEALSELATVVKARIGSSQRHHQSAAKDLTQSPEVSPTTIQVTYLPSSQKSKRAKHFLELKSFKDNYNTLESTL; encoded by the exons ATGGCGTCCGGCAGTAACTGGCTATCCGGGGTGAATGTCGTGCTGGTGATGGCCTACGGGAGCCTG GTGTTTGTACTGCTGTTTATTTTTGTGAAGAGGCAAATCATGCGCTTTGCAATGAAATCTCGAAGGGGACCTCATGTCCCTGTGGGACACAATGCCCCCAAG GACTTGAAAGAGGAGATTGATATTCGACTCTCCAGGGTTCAGGATATCAAGTATGAGCCCCAGCTCCTTGCAGATGATGATGCTAGACTACTACAACTGGAAACCCAGGGAAATCAAA GTTGCTACAACTATCTGTATAGGATGAAAGCTCTGGATGCCATTCGTACCTCTG AGATCCCATTTCATTCTGAAGGCCGGCATCCCTGTTCCTTAATGGGCAAGAATTTCCGCTCCTACCTGCTGGATCTGCGAAACACTAGTACGCCTTTCAAGGGTGTACGCAAAGCCCTCATTGATACCCTTTTGGATGGCTATGAGACAGCCCGCTATGGGACAGGG GTCTTTGGCCAGAATGAGTACGTACGCTATCAGGAGGCCCTGAGTGAGCTGGCCACTGT GGTTAAAGCACGAATTGGGAGCTCTCAGCGACACCACCAGTCAGCAGCCAAAGACCTAACTCAGTCCCCTGAGGTCTCCCCAACAACCATCCAGGTGACATACCTCCCCTCCAGTCAGAAGAGTAAACGTGCCAAGCACTTCCTTGAATTGAAGAGCTTTAAGGATAACTATAACACATTGGAGAGTACTCTGTGA
- the C12H1orf43 gene encoding protein C1orf43 homolog isoform X3, with the protein MASGSNWLSGVNVVLVMAYGSLDLKEEIDIRLSRVQDIKYEPQLLADDDARLLQLETQGNQSCYNYLYRMKALDAIRTSEIPFHSEGRHPCSLMGKNFRSYLLDLRNTSTPFKGVRKALIDTLLDGYETARYGTGVFGQNEYVRYQEALSELATVVKARIGSSQRHHQSAAKDLTQSPEVSPTTIQVTYLPSSQKSKRAKHFLELKSFKDNYNTLESTL; encoded by the exons ATGGCGTCCGGCAGTAACTGGCTATCCGGGGTGAATGTCGTGCTGGTGATGGCCTACGGGAGCCTG GACTTGAAAGAGGAGATTGATATTCGACTCTCCAGGGTTCAGGATATCAAGTATGAGCCCCAGCTCCTTGCAGATGATGATGCTAGACTACTACAACTGGAAACCCAGGGAAATCAAA GTTGCTACAACTATCTGTATAGGATGAAAGCTCTGGATGCCATTCGTACCTCTG AGATCCCATTTCATTCTGAAGGCCGGCATCCCTGTTCCTTAATGGGCAAGAATTTCCGCTCCTACCTGCTGGATCTGCGAAACACTAGTACGCCTTTCAAGGGTGTACGCAAAGCCCTCATTGATACCCTTTTGGATGGCTATGAGACAGCCCGCTATGGGACAGGG GTCTTTGGCCAGAATGAGTACGTACGCTATCAGGAGGCCCTGAGTGAGCTGGCCACTGT GGTTAAAGCACGAATTGGGAGCTCTCAGCGACACCACCAGTCAGCAGCCAAAGACCTAACTCAGTCCCCTGAGGTCTCCCCAACAACCATCCAGGTGACATACCTCCCCTCCAGTCAGAAGAGTAAACGTGCCAAGCACTTCCTTGAATTGAAGAGCTTTAAGGATAACTATAACACATTGGAGAGTACTCTGTGA
- the C12H1orf43 gene encoding protein C1orf43 homolog isoform X2, whose amino-acid sequence MASGSNWLSGVNVVLVMAYGSLVFVLLFIFVKRQIMRFAMKSRRGPHVPVGHNAPKDLKEEIDIRLSRVQDIKYEPQLLADDDARLLQLETQGNQKIPFHSEGRHPCSLMGKNFRSYLLDLRNTSTPFKGVRKALIDTLLDGYETARYGTGVFGQNEYVRYQEALSELATVVKARIGSSQRHHQSAAKDLTQSPEVSPTTIQVTYLPSSQKSKRAKHFLELKSFKDNYNTLESTL is encoded by the exons ATGGCGTCCGGCAGTAACTGGCTATCCGGGGTGAATGTCGTGCTGGTGATGGCCTACGGGAGCCTG GTGTTTGTACTGCTGTTTATTTTTGTGAAGAGGCAAATCATGCGCTTTGCAATGAAATCTCGAAGGGGACCTCATGTCCCTGTGGGACACAATGCCCCCAAG GACTTGAAAGAGGAGATTGATATTCGACTCTCCAGGGTTCAGGATATCAAGTATGAGCCCCAGCTCCTTGCAGATGATGATGCTAGACTACTACAACTGGAAACCCAGGGAAATCAAA AGATCCCATTTCATTCTGAAGGCCGGCATCCCTGTTCCTTAATGGGCAAGAATTTCCGCTCCTACCTGCTGGATCTGCGAAACACTAGTACGCCTTTCAAGGGTGTACGCAAAGCCCTCATTGATACCCTTTTGGATGGCTATGAGACAGCCCGCTATGGGACAGGG GTCTTTGGCCAGAATGAGTACGTACGCTATCAGGAGGCCCTGAGTGAGCTGGCCACTGT GGTTAAAGCACGAATTGGGAGCTCTCAGCGACACCACCAGTCAGCAGCCAAAGACCTAACTCAGTCCCCTGAGGTCTCCCCAACAACCATCCAGGTGACATACCTCCCCTCCAGTCAGAAGAGTAAACGTGCCAAGCACTTCCTTGAATTGAAGAGCTTTAAGGATAACTATAACACATTGGAGAGTACTCTGTGA